The following coding sequences are from one Bacteroidota bacterium window:
- a CDS encoding DUF1549 domain-containing protein, producing MKRWIIVLALVPFCLHCTPDKPEAVVEAEAKLPDVVDYNYHVKPILSDRCYACHGPDDNAREADLRLDDEVFATERLEETGNRAIVPGSLRKSAIFERLITDDPEHMMPPPESNLQLTAEEKAYIFKWIEQGAAYKEHWSFIPPARSTLPAGIDGWGQNEVDTFIGSKLQQQGLEPSPEASKETLIRRLALDLTGLPPTLAQIDAFLADDSPEAYEKVVDQFLSNVAYGER from the coding sequence ATGAAACGCTGGATCATTGTTCTTGCGTTGGTACCCTTCTGTTTGCACTGTACACCTGACAAGCCAGAGGCTGTTGTCGAGGCTGAAGCAAAGCTTCCAGACGTTGTTGATTACAACTACCACGTCAAGCCGATTCTTTCTGATCGGTGTTACGCGTGCCATGGACCAGACGACAATGCACGCGAAGCAGATTTGCGCCTGGATGATGAGGTTTTTGCAACCGAACGCCTCGAAGAAACAGGCAACCGGGCCATTGTGCCGGGTAGTTTACGTAAAAGCGCCATCTTTGAGCGCCTGATTACGGATGATCCCGAACACATGATGCCACCACCTGAATCGAATTTGCAACTCACAGCAGAAGAGAAGGCCTACATTTTTAAGTGGATTGAGCAGGGCGCCGCGTACAAAGAGCACTGGTCTTTTATTCCGCCGGCCCGTTCGACTTTACCTGCAGGCATTGATGGGTGGGGGCAAAATGAAGTTGATACATTCATTGGTTCGAAACTGCAGCAGCAGGGCCTTGAGCCGTCTCCTGAAGCCAGCAAAGAAACCCTGATCCGCCGGCTGGCCCTGGATCTTACGGGACTCCCGCCCACGCTGGCACAGATTGATGCGTTTCTTGCTGATGACAGTCCTGAAGCATATGAGAAAGTGGTCGATCAATTTCTCAGCAATGTGGCTTATGGCGAGCGGAT
- the lepB gene encoding signal peptidase I, with translation MGNRKKRSRSETVKPNRGNRKPDARIIAKEWLSSLVFAFVAMLTLHTFIFQPFVVPTPSMANTVLPGEYLIVSKLHYGAQTPHTIGIPYTDLYLKGVQVPAFRLPGFSKIKRGDVVVFHLPTETEHPINKRQPYLKRTLGLPGESLAIRDKAFFIDNAPIADFDGLQFFWDVYKTDPRVSLSYTKLKEMGVEEILPTNNRRLVRIIATEATAKEISTWSYVEKIIPYIADEREAQTRLFPFNILQTNDNYGPIWIPKAGEALPLNQANWEIYGKTIAQYEEVIIERTDNGGFSIDGKPVTSYQFKQDYYFMVGDNRDNSLDSRYWGFVPADHILGKAVARFYSWDKEAGWPRFDRMFARIK, from the coding sequence ATGGGTAACAGGAAGAAAAGATCTCGCTCAGAAACTGTCAAGCCAAATCGTGGCAATCGAAAGCCTGACGCCCGCATTATCGCCAAAGAGTGGCTCAGCTCCCTTGTGTTTGCGTTTGTAGCCATGCTCACGCTACATACCTTCATTTTTCAACCTTTTGTGGTGCCTACGCCTTCAATGGCCAATACAGTATTGCCAGGGGAATACCTTATTGTATCAAAATTACACTATGGTGCCCAAACCCCGCATACCATCGGCATTCCTTATACCGACCTGTATTTGAAAGGCGTACAGGTGCCGGCCTTTCGGCTTCCTGGCTTCAGCAAAATCAAACGTGGGGATGTAGTAGTTTTCCATTTACCCACGGAAACCGAGCACCCGATCAACAAGCGCCAGCCTTACCTTAAGCGTACCCTTGGTCTTCCCGGCGAGTCTCTTGCGATCAGAGACAAAGCTTTCTTTATAGACAACGCACCGATTGCAGACTTCGACGGGCTACAATTTTTCTGGGATGTCTACAAAACCGACCCACGCGTCAGCCTTTCTTATACAAAGCTAAAAGAGATGGGCGTGGAGGAAATTCTTCCGACCAATAACCGCCGGCTGGTACGCATTATAGCAACCGAAGCAACCGCAAAAGAAATTTCCACCTGGTCTTATGTTGAAAAAATAATCCCGTACATCGCAGATGAACGGGAGGCGCAAACACGGCTCTTTCCGTTCAACATATTACAAACCAACGATAATTATGGCCCCATATGGATCCCGAAGGCCGGCGAAGCACTCCCGCTGAACCAGGCAAACTGGGAGATCTATGGCAAGACGATCGCGCAATATGAAGAAGTAATCATCGAGCGTACGGATAACGGAGGCTTCAGCATCGACGGCAAGCCGGTTACCTCGTATCAATTCAAACAAGATTATTATTTCATGGTTGGCGATAACCGAGACAATTCGCTCGACAGTCGATATTGGGGATTTGTGCCGGCTGATCATATTTTGGGCAAAGCCGTCGCCCGTTTTTATTCATGGGATAAAGAGGCAGGATGGCCGCGTTTTGATCGTATGTTTGCGCGTATAAAGTGA
- a CDS encoding HAMP domain-containing sensor histidine kinase — protein MCRPVRYWVEGIILSSQQAAAQRLDETELQSFAHFWDVHGALTTSSLLFTALLVAFLVMSRHKHKAQNSALKTLNEALATAQEKAEESDKLKTSILRNMSHEVRTPLNAIMGYADLIASRDGNVSEMAERITMSSLRLKETFETVIELAALEGGIVPIENQTVDLDQLIDDTFEALSETAEAKSITLRKETAPEGITIMSDPQALKRALLPIVQNAIQFSDAGCVHVHVDPTDTQAVIVVKDSGIGMSPEFVKHACEPFKQESTGLGRRYEGSGLGLSLASQLIALLGGEMSIASKRAEGCTVTITLPRRG, from the coding sequence TTGTGTCGTCCAGTAAGATACTGGGTTGAGGGGATTATACTATCCAGTCAGCAAGCTGCCGCACAGCGTCTGGATGAAACCGAACTTCAGTCTTTTGCGCACTTCTGGGATGTACATGGTGCGCTTACTACGAGCAGTCTGTTGTTTACAGCGCTCCTCGTTGCATTTCTTGTCATGTCCCGTCACAAACACAAAGCTCAAAATAGCGCTTTAAAAACACTCAACGAAGCACTTGCTACCGCTCAGGAGAAAGCGGAAGAGTCTGACAAGTTAAAAACGTCGATTCTGCGGAATATGAGCCACGAGGTGCGCACGCCATTAAATGCAATCATGGGCTATGCTGATCTTATTGCCTCCAGAGATGGTAATGTGTCAGAAATGGCGGAACGGATTACAATGAGTAGCTTGCGGCTAAAAGAAACGTTCGAGACCGTAATAGAGCTTGCTGCACTTGAGGGGGGGATTGTACCAATCGAGAACCAGACGGTTGATCTGGATCAGTTGATAGATGATACGTTTGAAGCACTCAGCGAAACTGCTGAGGCAAAGTCCATTACACTGCGCAAAGAGACTGCGCCAGAAGGCATAACGATTATGTCCGATCCCCAGGCATTAAAGCGTGCCCTGTTGCCCATCGTTCAAAATGCCATCCAGTTTTCTGATGCCGGGTGTGTGCATGTACACGTAGATCCTACTGATACGCAAGCTGTGATTGTGGTGAAGGATAGCGGCATTGGTATGTCTCCTGAATTTGTTAAGCACGCTTGTGAACCTTTCAAGCAGGAATCTACCGGATTGGGACGACGATACGAGGGCTCCGGGTTGGGACTTTCTTTGGCAAGCCAATTGATTGCGCTGCTGGGGGGAGAAATGAGCATTGCTAGCAAACGTGCGGAAGGCTGCACCGTCACCATCACACTTCCCCGCAGAGGGTAA